The following are encoded in a window of Methylicorpusculum oleiharenae genomic DNA:
- the fdhF gene encoding formate dehydrogenase subunit alpha: MSMNKEQDFGTPARIAATLVNLEIDGFQVTAPAGTSVMRAAASIGIDVPKLCATDSVEPFGSCRLCVVQIEGARGMPASCTTPVAEGMKVVTQNKKLADVRRGIMELYISDHPLDCLTCSANGDCELQDMAGAVGLREVRYNPQGQNHLNAVKDESNPYFSFDPSKCIVCSRCVRACEETQGTFALTIDGRGFDSKVSPGQNEAFMDSECVSCGACVQACPTATLMEKSVIEHGQPEHAVVTTCAYCGVGCSFRAEMKGDQVIRMVPHKDGKANHGHSCVKGRFAFGYATHKDRITQPMIRKSIKDPWQEVSWEEAISYAASELKRIQASYGIGAIGGITSSRCTNEETYLVQKLVRAGFGNNNVDTCARVCHSPTGYGLKQTFGESSGTQNFDSVMKADVIMVIGANPTDGHPVFGSLMKKRLRQGAKLVVIDPRGIDLVKTPHVKADYHLKLRPGTNVALINAIAHVVVTDNLVDHEFVQERCETAAFEKWRTFIADPRHAPEATEAVTGVPASDVRAAARLYATGANSAIYYGLGVTEHSQGSTTVIGIANLAMATGNLGREGVGVNPLRGQNNVQGSCDMGSFPHEFPGYRHVSDTETRTLFENDWNVILESEPGLRIPNMFDAASDGTFKGLYVEGEDIAQSDPDIQHVHHALREMECVIVQDLFLNETAKFAHVFLPGSSFLEKNGTFTNAERRISPVRKVMKPLGGYEDWEITQLLSNAIGYPMNYSHPSEIMDEIARLTPSFASVSYEKIDSLGSVQWPCNDETPDGTPTMHEQNFMRPGGKGLFMLTEYVATQERTTRMFPLILTTGRILSQYNVGAQTRRTENVAWHSEDRLEIHPHDAEDRGIVDNDWVGIKSRSGETVLRALISERVQPGVVYTTFHFPESGANVITTDNSDWATNCPEYKVTAVQVAKVSQSSEWQQKYEAFSQQQLELLEQGSHHA, from the coding sequence ATGTCCATGAATAAAGAACAAGACTTTGGAACACCCGCCAGGATTGCAGCTACGCTGGTTAATCTGGAAATCGACGGATTTCAGGTAACAGCGCCTGCCGGAACGTCAGTGATGCGGGCGGCAGCAAGCATCGGGATCGATGTTCCGAAATTATGTGCCACTGACAGCGTCGAGCCTTTTGGTTCCTGCCGCTTGTGTGTCGTCCAGATTGAAGGCGCGCGAGGTATGCCCGCTTCCTGTACTACCCCGGTTGCCGAAGGCATGAAAGTGGTCACGCAGAATAAAAAGCTGGCCGATGTTCGCCGCGGGATCATGGAGTTATATATTTCCGACCATCCCCTGGATTGCCTGACCTGTTCGGCAAACGGCGATTGCGAATTACAGGATATGGCTGGTGCGGTGGGTTTACGTGAGGTCCGCTATAACCCGCAAGGTCAGAATCATTTGAATGCAGTCAAGGACGAGAGCAATCCTTATTTCAGCTTCGATCCCAGCAAATGTATCGTCTGTTCCCGTTGTGTCAGAGCCTGCGAGGAAACCCAGGGTACCTTTGCGCTGACCATAGACGGACGCGGATTTGATTCCAAAGTCTCGCCCGGCCAAAACGAAGCCTTTATGGATTCGGAATGTGTCTCATGTGGTGCTTGCGTCCAAGCCTGTCCAACGGCGACATTGATGGAAAAATCAGTCATCGAGCACGGCCAGCCTGAACACGCGGTTGTTACGACCTGCGCTTATTGCGGCGTCGGCTGTTCATTCCGGGCCGAAATGAAAGGCGATCAGGTTATCCGTATGGTGCCGCATAAAGACGGCAAAGCCAATCATGGTCATTCCTGTGTCAAGGGCCGGTTTGCGTTCGGTTATGCCACGCATAAAGATCGCATTACCCAACCGATGATTCGTAAAAGTATCAAAGATCCCTGGCAGGAAGTCAGTTGGGAAGAGGCTATCAGTTATGCCGCCTCCGAGTTGAAGCGTATCCAGGCAAGTTACGGTATTGGCGCAATAGGCGGCATCACGTCATCGCGCTGCACCAATGAAGAAACGTATCTGGTGCAAAAACTGGTTCGCGCCGGTTTCGGTAATAACAATGTCGACACATGCGCACGCGTCTGCCATTCGCCTACCGGTTACGGGCTCAAACAAACCTTTGGTGAATCGTCCGGAACGCAGAACTTTGATTCGGTGATGAAGGCCGATGTCATCATGGTTATCGGTGCTAACCCGACGGACGGTCATCCGGTCTTTGGCTCATTAATGAAAAAACGTCTGCGGCAGGGTGCAAAACTGGTGGTTATTGATCCTCGCGGTATCGATCTGGTCAAAACGCCGCATGTCAAAGCCGATTATCATTTGAAACTGCGGCCTGGAACCAACGTTGCCCTGATCAATGCCATTGCACATGTTGTCGTCACTGATAATCTGGTCGATCATGAATTTGTGCAAGAACGGTGCGAGACGGCGGCATTCGAAAAATGGAGAACGTTTATCGCCGATCCGCGTCATGCGCCTGAAGCGACAGAAGCAGTGACCGGTGTTCCGGCTTCGGATGTGCGGGCAGCAGCCAGGCTCTATGCTACCGGCGCCAACAGTGCCATTTATTATGGTTTGGGGGTTACCGAGCACAGTCAAGGTTCAACGACAGTTATCGGCATTGCCAATCTGGCGATGGCAACAGGTAATCTGGGCCGGGAAGGGGTGGGCGTCAATCCGTTACGCGGTCAAAACAACGTTCAGGGTTCCTGCGACATGGGCTCGTTTCCGCATGAGTTTCCCGGATACCGCCATGTGTCCGATACCGAAACGCGCACGCTGTTTGAAAATGACTGGAATGTCATACTTGAGTCCGAACCCGGGTTGCGTATACCCAATATGTTCGACGCCGCCAGTGACGGCACTTTTAAAGGGCTTTATGTCGAAGGCGAAGACATTGCGCAATCGGACCCCGATATTCAACATGTCCACCATGCATTAAGGGAAATGGAATGCGTGATCGTGCAGGATCTGTTTTTGAATGAAACGGCCAAGTTTGCGCATGTGTTTTTGCCTGGTTCCTCTTTCCTGGAAAAAAACGGCACTTTCACCAATGCCGAACGCCGTATTTCACCCGTGCGTAAAGTCATGAAACCTTTGGGTGGCTACGAAGACTGGGAAATTACGCAACTGCTGTCCAATGCGATTGGCTACCCGATGAACTACTCCCATCCTTCTGAAATCATGGATGAAATTGCCCGATTAACCCCTTCTTTTGCGTCCGTCAGCTATGAAAAAATAGACAGTTTGGGCAGTGTTCAATGGCCTTGTAACGATGAAACGCCTGACGGTACGCCAACCATGCATGAGCAAAACTTTATGCGCCCAGGCGGCAAAGGCTTGTTTATGCTGACGGAGTATGTCGCGACACAGGAACGCACAACCCGCATGTTCCCGCTGATTCTGACCACCGGCCGGATTCTGTCGCAATACAATGTCGGCGCGCAAACCCGCCGTACCGAAAATGTCGCCTGGCATTCCGAAGACCGCCTGGAAATTCATCCTCATGATGCCGAAGACAGAGGCATTGTTGATAACGATTGGGTGGGCATTAAAAGCCGTTCCGGTGAGACCGTGTTACGTGCTTTGATCAGTGAACGGGTTCAGCCGGGCGTAGTTTATACCACGTTCCACTTTCCTGAATCGGGTGCGAATGTGATTACCACCGATAACTCTGATTGGGCGACCAACTGTCCTGAATATAAAGTTACGGCTGTGCAGGTTGCTAAAGTTAGCCAGTCATCAGAATGGCAGCAAAAATACGAGGCCTTTTCTCAGCAGCAACTGGAATTGCTGGAACAAGGCAGTCACCATGCTTAA